DNA from Alnus glutinosa chromosome 2, dhAlnGlut1.1, whole genome shotgun sequence:
tagaaaaaattcaaaaaaaattccttcaTGCTAATAACAGAATTTCAGTAATAGTCACTTAATTGTAGCAAGTTTCAAGGTTCTCCAAAATTCCTACAAACTTATAGATTCCTATACTGACAAAGAAATAACATTTTTGTGGATAAAATACCCTGATTTTTAGAACCTTTTCGTGCAAGCTATTCAATTTAAAGTAGTTTCCAATATAGTCACGATTTTGTGCTCTGAGTTGAGAACGAATTTTAAACATCTGGAATTTAGTGCAACCCAAAGCCAATTAATATGTAAAAGagccaatatatatatgaacttcATAAACAATGAAACTCAAATGGGTCTATGTCATCTGATACTTCTctccttcatttttatttacaaaatttcaaggatccaaattattcaaacattacagatttttataataaatttcgAAAATCAACTCTACATAAGTAACCTCAACACAGCACATATACTGAAAGATCTTATTAGAGGAATTATTACAAATACTTTATTATATTTCAAGATTTCCTAACATGCAAATGAAGTATCCTATTTAATCACACACATGGATTAGACTAAAAATGTAGTACGAGatttcaacccaaaaaaaaaaatcatacagcTCACTTAATTTATCAACACTAAAATTCTCAAAGTTTTAGACAAGAACCACCATTTTTAAAGTTAACTAAAACTCAATAGACAAGAAATCTTGCTCATAATTCATCATACAACTCAAATCCCACCATTCACAGGAGATTAGTGCAACctttaaagaaaatttacttAATCCATAGCATTCTTCCAAAACCCCAAAATCACAGGCTATAGCTTAATCACCAACTTGAAAATGTCATAAACGCATAAGAGGTTTACCTATTTGGGTTCCTGCATTCAAACACCCAAATCCCCAACACAATTAGCAACCCATCAAAACCGCGAACTCTAATCCCCAGCAATCACAAACATCAACATAATTccacaaaattacaaaatcaaacaCCAATCCATAATGACTGGTCGTGACAAGTAGAGGAGGAACACTGTGACATGAAAGACAGTAAATCAAAATAACTTATTTCAACACTTTACCTATTTAGTTTTTCCTACAGAACAActcaaaaaaattctcaatccCCATTCGGTTTTCTACAGAAAATCTTCCAcaaaaataaacccaaaatCACAATACCCATTTACAGAAAAATCCCCCCAAAAATCTTGCAATAGAATTCACACCCATTCGGCCATCAATAGAAAATcatacaaaaatttaaattccTACTTTGTTCTAACCGaaagtttcttcataaaaaccCTAGCTTTCCACCCTAGTAGTTAACGCATTGGGCCAGGAAAAAATTCCCTGGTCCATGCGTCAATTGCACCGCTAGTGGGCTCAATCTACGCCTTGCATCTGATGCAAAGTTTCTCTTTTGCTcttgtttttaaataataaaaacaactagcctaataaataaaaagcctgatatggttaaattaaatcagcttggtgagggaccaaaaaaaaaaaaaaaaactagccaaaatagttccGTCTCTTCGagtcactatttaattacaattgattctactaaacaattgtaattgcactgtagtttatattttttattaaaacaattaatccgttaaatttacttaattttgacttttgattcctccATGAAATCTTCCGTAACAGAATTAAAGCCAAGATACTGtcatttaattctctacctctttttCCTTGAGTcctctaattttatatattattctagTACTCGTGAAAGACTTTTCACATGTAATTTGTATTTTAgtatctcataccaaaatgCTCTGGCTGGAGGCTTAGAATAATCCAATTCATAAAATCAATCtcaatggaatttttttttttttttttttttaataaaagactTGGATTCCATCTTGAGAAAAGCTTTTCACAATGTTAATTGTGTTCACCCAACGCACTGAGTATATTGACCATTAttttgatctcacccataaatGTATCAAAGTAATCTACCCTTcacatctaaatatacaatcatctcaggatttagaatcaatatcttAATTAATATTAGGAGTATGAGTTTTTCCCTTAGATAGTATTTTCATGGAAAAACAATTCCCAAGGTCCGATCAGTGCATAACACCTTACACATCAACCCGAAGCTTTCAACTTCGCctgatcaagataaatcacaaagattcaATATGTAACAATCTTCGTAAATtgaatgcccaattccatttTCGACTGCGAACTTTTGATAAGTTAAGACTACAAGGATTATGAACTAAGATCTTGTGTGATAACTCTTTACTCACACCATAGACCATGTTCAATGTAATCCAAAGAcatttcacatgcaaaatatatatagacattATTAAGCATGTAAAATTACATATGCCATATACTTAAAGATAGATTAGTGAATacaaatttattcttaaaaactTATATGTCAATAGTACATTGAGATTTTTAGGGCATAAACCCCAACAAACTTCCACTTGCACTCAATTCCATTTAGGCATACATTTGACTCCCATTCTCTCTATGTGAGATTCAAAAATCTTATGAGGTAAGGTCTTTGTGAAGGGGTTTACGAAATTCTTAGCCGATAGAATCTTAGCCACAACCACATTTCCTCGAGTCACTATCTTTTTAATGAGATGATAGTTGCGCTCGATGTGTTTCCCTCTCTCATGGTTCCTTGGATTGTGCAACTGCTGTCATAAAACAACATGATAGGAGACTGCTCTATCCTCATAACACCAAGATCCACTAGGAACTTCCTTAGCCATACTGCTTCCTTTGCAGCTTCACAAGCCGCAACATTTTCAGCTTCCATATTCAGTAATACATGACTGCTTCACACTTCTCCAACTAATGGCTCCTCCACCTAAGTTATAGATATACCTTGAGGTAGATTTTGAGAATCATGATTTGACTGGAAATCAAAATCTGTATAACTAATTGTTGTCAAATCCTCACAATGGTAGATAAGCGTATAATCCCTTGTTCTCCGAAGATACTTAAGTATATGCTTTACAACACCCAATGTGTTGGTCTATGGTTTGACTGATATCTGCTGACCATGCCAACTGCAAAACATATATCAGATCTAGTGCATAGTGGCATACATGAGGCTTCCTACAACTGAAGCGTAAGGAACATTCCTCATTTGCATTTCCTCTCGAGGTGTCTTAGGACACCACTCCTTAGTAAGAAGAACTCCATGTCTAAAGGGAAGTAACCATTTCTTGGAGTCGCATGCTAAACCTTGTcatataaaataacacattttcttttaaaacaacACAACCTGGTCTCAAACACATGATCTAAACAATCAAACAACGTGCATAAAGAAGGCCTACAAAAAGAAAGACAATGAAGTTTCAAGGTTTGTGGGTAAGTCtatgacttagtaaataaatcattacaaaACTATATATGTAATTAGCCTTAAGTACCGACTTTTAATTGAGAGAACATAAACATGAATATTTTGCAAAAATGAAGAGTATTGCCTCTATTACTATGCCCTCATTAAAAGGTCGGGgtttgttttgaaatatttacAGAGGCATAGTTCCAATGACAATACCTAGAGTTTAATGCAGggaaaatcatgaaaaaatgtattttgtatacatatatgtcATTGTTCGTCTCATATGGTCTACCCAGGATATTAATCCCTTCCCGGCAGGGTTGCCGCTGTCTCAAGGGACTTGTAATACAACACTGGTGCCCCGAATATATACgcataccgtcatatactagcagcctGACCGATTCCGACCTTGGGTGGCCCATGCTACTAGTAAAGCCGTAACCGTGACCGTGACCCCTATTGAAGCATGGTGCACcggtcacaaaacaaccattggacCCAAGGCCTATCATAACATATTGTAAACTTTTAACTATAAAGAACAATtcatataatagtaagcccatggccGTTCTACCGCACGTACCGATGTACCATGTCTTACAACGCAATAATATGGTTGATTCTTCATAAAAGTAGACTAATCTTGAAACAATTATAGAAGAAATATGAAATTTTAATAGGCTTATATCATATCatttaagaaaagtaaatcatGCTCAGTCGGCTAACATATCGCATCCCTTATGAACACAGTTTTGTTAGTATTTACTTACCTTGTCTACTCATCTATAAATTGAGACATCCTGAATTTCCTTAATCTATGACTAGACCTTATTTTCAGCATTTCTACCATACCGTGATCGTTTGGCAACAAGGATGATCATTCGTCTCACAAGTGACGAATGTTCGTGTAAGGCTCGAGGAACGTTTGGCATTACCAGCATGcatgcaaatataaatataatctaAACCTAACATACTAACTCTTAAACAAAATTCCTAATAACATAACCAGGGTATAATAAACATGTCACAGTGACTATTTATGAAATCAAGAGTGGTGGAAAGcttatgttttgaaaaatgtcattttcttttaaaaagagaaattaatCCATAAAGCTTGAATGTAAAGCAAAATGTGAAACgaataaataattaacaagGATAAAACATTAATAATCGTGAAAGAAATGTTAGGCAAAACTCTTCTTCTCACTCTAGAACTTTCCTTTAACCAAGAAGCATGATAGAATAGGTGTATTGCAGTAGAAATGATGCTGAGAGGTGTAGGGTGAGAGGTTTTTATAGGCAAGGAATGCAGAGGATAAGGATCAACTGATTTGGTCATTTGGCGAACATTCCTCAAGTAAGTGGCGaatgtttgtataaaatttaGGGTAAGACGATCATTCGATGTACGGCCGCGATCGTTCATGGTACGGTCTGACACACAAGCTGAAGGCGTGGGATGTACTTTTCGACACACTTTACAATACGCCAATGATCGTTCATGGTGTGAACCATAATCGTTAGCGAAAAGATAAGGATTGACTGGCCACGTCAGATAGGGTTTCTCGCGATCGTTCGTGAAAGGGTAACAAACGTTTGTCAAAGGTACAACAAACGTTCCAGGACAAATGGAGAACGTTCGTGGAGGAAGATAAATGGATTAAAAGcattcttatttattttgtaaaatttttttgataCTTGTGTGACTGGATTaaccttttataaaaatattgatttttatacGGGGCCTCACAATTTCTCTTTCACACTTATGGAGGCTGAGAAGTCTTGCAAACAACTTGtcttaggtttttagggttttatagGGATGGAAAGTCAAGATTTTAGGGTTTTGGATgcttaaaaatcaattattgtCGTGCcaggatttatttttttttcctctctctctctctctctctctctcgaaatATCAAAAGAACATTATGGAGAAATACACTTTATTTCGTTGTTGTGAGCTGTTTGGCTGCCTTTTTTATGGATTCAAATTCTCAGCAATACTAGAGAGTTGCATGGGTATGCAATTCTCCAAATTCAGACTATTCATTTATAATGAACGGTCACAATTATGCCATGTTATCAATCCTAGCAAAAACATTTTTATcacctcctttcttcttatgcTTCTTGAGCTGACCACCCTTTAAGGGGTGATGGGGTGATCTAGTAACCCAAAAAAGACCACCCCAAAACAATTGATAGGGTGGTCCAATTACCGCAGAATAGGTTGGGGTAGTCTGCCTACGTTGCCAAGGGTTGGTTGGCCGAAGAAGCATAGGGGAAAGGATGTTAGAacaatttttatctttattttttatttttaaaaatgtcaaatCAGTCTATTCAATTAAACTGATTTGGAATAGGCttcatgtgatataaaaatttgCTAATAACTCACTGCGATAAGCAATAAGAGCAAACATGTTAATATTTCACCGCCCATCTCAACGTACAAATTTTTATACCACTTGAAACTTATTATAAATCGATGAAGTTACATaaactgattttacattttttttagctAGAATTAATAACGTGGCATAATCATAGTTGTTCAATGTAGATTTAAAGAATTGCACGTCTTTGCAATTCTCTAGCATGGGATCTGAATCCCTTCTTTATATatcagttttgttttgtgtttaattcattttttatttttgtaaaaaaaaaaaaaaaggaatctGTACAAAATTATTAACCGCCAAAGGAAATTTACTGACGTGGCAGGGCATTAGCTAACAAACTGACGTGGAGGATTCTGAATCTCCTTCAAAACGGTGCGAACTCTCACATTATTATTCTCCCGGCCACACAGTATAACTGAGACCAAAATTCCCCAAGCTgaagcagaagcagaagcagtGGTGAAAATGGAGATTCAACGCAACAATCCGAGCTTGAAAGTGCGAGCGAGGAACGAGAAGATGTCCCTGGATGACTACATGGACTTCCTTCTCTCTCAGGAGCAACTCCATCCCACCGTTAACTTCCTCAATCAGGTCCACATTTCGCTCTTTCTTGAAATTTCGTATCACTTTTGAAGTTTCAGcgatgaaaattcaaaatattcgtCTCCGACCGGGTATGTTTGTGTagcatttgaattttgaatatatatatatgtgtgtgtgtgtgtgtgtgtgtgtgtgtgtgtatttttattttgatattttggtaAATTTTGCAGATCATCAGAATGCACGGATTCACGAAAGTCGTCAAGAAGCCTAAGGTGACACTGAAGTATCCAATCTGTGTCTCTCTAATTACTGAAACTCTTGTCTTTGCCTCTGTTTGGTAGCTGAGAAATTGGAGGAAAGTAATTGTAGATCAAATCATATCCTGAACTTAAAACTTTTCTGcttattcttcttttctccCTCCTATCTGAACGGTAGTTTCCTTCAAGAATCAGGAAATTATGTTTGGCTAGCTACCGAGAAAACGGAGTAAAGAATAGAAGCACATTTTAATTTCCCTTTCCACTATATCTATTTCTGACCGAAAAAGCTCAATTCTAGTTTGTCAAATAGTTGTATTAGACTCGATTGAGTCGAGTTTTATCGtatccattttcttttattttgatctAATTAAATTACTGTCATGATTGCGTTTCTCTCTCTGTTGCTCTGAATCAATGGAAATCTTAGCCCGGAAAAGCGAATTCACTAAAACTATGAACATTACGTTATTTTTGTTCCTAAACTTAGCCCAAATCTCACTCAAATCAACTACAAATTTTGttacattttctcagcaaccaaacggaCACTAATTATGATTCTCTGTTTCAACAATTTGACAGAAATCGCTAGCCGACGCGGTGAAAATACTCGATCTCGTGAAACCGTCGCGCTCGACACTGAACGACGACATTTCGTCCTTGGCGTTCGTCGCACTGGAGGACGTAATCGCCGACCTCAAAGACCTGAACTGGCAAGAATGCTGCGTCACGTCTATCCAAACCCTCAACTCGTGGAAACCAACGGAACCAAAGGGTTCGGATCCGAGAGGCGTTGGCGACGGAGCTTCGTCGTCGTGCGTCGTCGGATCGGAGTTCGGCGAGCTACCGAAGAAGCTGGGGCCGAACAGGAAGAAGATGAGATTGAATGCAATGATTGCAGCGAGTGGTGGCACTCGTGATGGCGGTGGGTCTTCGGGTTGCGTATCCGTCGGATCATTCGGGTCGTGTTGAATTGCAAATAAACCACAATTCATATTATTTGTGGGTGCGTAGTTTCTAGTTTCTATATGGACTTATGATTGTAGACGAAGCAATTATCCTTCACTTACTtccataaattttaatt
Protein-coding regions in this window:
- the LOC133861936 gene encoding uncharacterized protein LOC133861936, translated to MEIQRNNPSLKVRARNEKMSLDDYMDFLLSQEQLHPTVNFLNQIIRMHGFTKVVKKPKKSLADAVKILDLVKPSRSTLNDDISSLAFVALEDVIADLKDLNWQECCVTSIQTLNSWKPTEPKGSDPRGVGDGASSSCVVGSEFGELPKKLGPNRKKMRLNAMIAASGGTRDGGGSSGCVSVGSFGSC